In Sulfuriferula plumbiphila, the genomic window GGAATCGGAAAACCTGATGCCGCATGACCTGATCAATGCCAAGCCGGTATCGGCAGCAGTGAAAGAGTTCTTCGGCTCCAGCCAGCTGTCCCAGTTCATGGATCAGACCAATCCGCTGTCCGAGATCACCCACAAGCGCCGCGTTTCTGCGCTGGGTCCGGGCGGACTGACGCGCGAGCGCGCCGGCTTCGAAGTGCGTGACGTGCACCCCACTCACTATGGCCGGGTGTGCCCGATTGAAACCCCGGAAGGTCCGAACATCGGACTGATCAACTCGCTGGCGTTGTTCGCCCGGACCAACAAGTATGGCTTCCTGGAAACGCCTTACCGCAAGGTGGAAAACGGCAAGGTGACGGATCAGATCGAATATCTGTCCGCCATTGAGGAAAGTAAATATGTCATCGCCCAGGCCAACGCGGAGCTGGACAGGAACGGCAAATTCACCAGCGAAATCGTGTCGTGCCGTCACAAAAACGAATTCGAGCTGGCCAGCCCGGACCGTATTCAGTACATGGACGTGGCGCCGTCACAGATCGTCTCGGTGGCCGCTTCGCTGATTCCATTCCTCGAGCACGACGACGCCAACCGTGCGTTGATGGGCTCAAACATGCAGCGTCAGGCCGTACCCTGCCTGCGTGCCGAGAAGTCCCTGGTCGGGACGGGTATCGAGCGCACCGCTGCGGTGGACTCCGGCACCACGGTGCAGGCGCGTCGCGGAGGTGTGGTGGATTACGTGGACGCAGGCCGTATCGTGGTGCGCGTCAGTGACGAGGAAACTACCGCAGGTGAAGTGGGTGTGGATATTTACACCCTGATCAAATACACCCGTTCCAACCAGAACACCAACATCAACCAGCGTCCGCTGGTCAAGGTGGGTGACATGCTGGCGCGTGGCGATGTCATCGCCGATGGCGCTTCCACCGACATGGGCGAACTGGCACTGGGACAAAACCTGCTGGTTGCATTCATGCCGTGGAACGGCTTCAACTTCGAAGATTCAATCCTGATTTCCGAACGCGTGGTGGCGGAAGACCGCTATACCTCCATCCATATTGAAGAACTGACCGTCGTTGCGCGTGATACCAAGCTGGGACCGGAAGAAATTACCCGCGATATTTCCAATCTGTCCGAGCGCATGCTCGGGCGTCTGGACGAATCGGGTATCTGCTACATCGGTGCCGAAGTGGAAGCCGGCGACGTGCTGGCGGGCAAGGTCACGCCCAAAGGTGAAACCCAGCTTACGCCGGAAGAAAAGTTGCTGCGTGCCATTTTCGGTGAAAAAGCCTCCGACGTTAAGGACACCTCGCTGCGCGTGCCGTCCGGCATGGCGGGTACAGTGATAGACGTGCAGGTATTCACCCGCGAAGGCATCGAACGCGATGCGCGCGCCAAGCAGATCATCGACAATCAGCTGTCCGAATACAAGAAGGACATGGCGGATCGTATGCGCATCGTCGAAGAAGACGCATTCGCCCGCCTGCAGCGCCTGTTGCAGAACAAAGTGGTTAAAGGGGGTCCGAAAAAACTGGCCAAGGACAGCAAGATCACCCAGGACTACCTGGATAGCCTGAATCGCCACGACTGGTTTGACATCCGCCTGGCTGACGATGAAGCCAGCCGCCAGATGGAATCGCTCAAGGACAGCCTGGATCAAAAGCGCATCGAATTTGATGCCATGTTTGAAGAAAAGAAGAAAAAGCTCACTGCCGGCGACGAGCTGCCGCCCGGCGTGCAAAAGATGGTGAAGGTGTATGTGGCAGTCAAGCGCCGCCTGCAGCCCGGTGACAAAATGGCCGGTCGCCACGGTAACAAGGGTGTGGTCTCCAAAATCGTACCGATCGAGGACATGCCATTCATGGCGGACGGTACGCCGATGGATATTGTGCTGAACCCGCTGGGCGTGCCTTCGCGTATGAACGTCGGGCAGATTCTGGAAACCCATCTGGGCTGGGCTGCCAAAGGACTGGGCAAGAAGATCGACGACATGCTGCAGGCGCAGAAAAAAGTGGCGGAGGTGCGCAAGTTCCTCACCCAGATATACAACGCCACGGGCAAGTCGGAAGATCTCGCCAGTTTTAGCGACGACGAAATCATCGAGCTGGCGCGCAACCTGCGCAATGGCGTGCCCTTTGCCACGCCGGTGTTCGACGGCGCCAACGAAGCCGAGATCAAGGACATGCTGGAGCTGGCGGGTCTGCCGCGTAGCGGCCAGATCACGCTGTGCGATGGTCGCACGGGTGAGGCATTCGATCGGCCGGTTACGGTTGGTTACATGCATGTGCTCAAACTGCACCACCTGGTGGACGACAAGATGCACGCCCGCTCCACTGGCCCTTACAGTCTGGTGACCCAGCAGCCGCTGGGCGGCAAGGCACAGTTCGGCGGCCAGCGCTTTGGCGAGATGGAGGTGTGGGCGCTGGAAGCCTACGGCGCGGCTTATGTGCTGCAGGAAATGCTCACGGTGAAATCCGACGACGTGACCGGACGTACCAAGGTGTACGAGAACATCGTCAAGGGCGAGCACAAGATTGAAGCGGGTATGCCGGAATCCTTCAACGTGCTGGTGAAAGAGATCCGTTCCCTGGCAATCGATATTGATTTGGAGCGTTACTGACGGTGCGTAGCACGCTCGCCGGTAAGAGCCGGCGCCAATCCGCTGCAAGCCACTAAGCTCTGGAGGAAACTATGAAAGCATTGCTCGACTTATTCAAGCAGGTCACTCAGGAAGAAGAATTCGACGCGATTAAAATCGGCCTCGCGTCGCCTGACAAAATTCGTTCCTGGTCGTATGGCGAAGTCAAAAAGCCGGAGACCATTAACTATCGCACCTTCAAGCCGGAGCGTG contains:
- the rpoB gene encoding DNA-directed RNA polymerase subunit beta, translating into MSYSFTEKKRIRKSFAKRASILQVPFLLATQIDSFRAFLQADVKPDSRANEGLQAAFTSIFPIASHSGNAKLDFVSYVLGEPPFDMVECQQRGLTYAAPLRAKVRLTIMDREASKPTVKEVKEQEVYMGEIPLMTPTGSFIINGTDRVIVSQLHRSPGVFFEHDRGKTHSSGKLLFSARIIPYRGSWLDYEFDAKDYLYFRIDRRRKMPVTTLLKALGYNNEQILAEFFTTDTFHFAKKGVQFELVPDRLRGEIARFDIVDKKGAVIVPKDKRITVKHIRMMQEAGLTKIAVPEEFVLGRVLSANVVDKDSGEIVANANDEITETLLAKLHEAGIAKVNTIYTNDLDQGAYISATLRTDETPDQYAARVAIYRMMRPGEPPTEDAVEALFKGLFFNEDRYDLSAVGRMKFNRRVGRDELEGAGILSTEDIVAVIKILVELRNGRGEIDDIDHLGNRRVRSVGELAENQFRAGLVRVERAVKERLSQAESENLMPHDLINAKPVSAAVKEFFGSSQLSQFMDQTNPLSEITHKRRVSALGPGGLTRERAGFEVRDVHPTHYGRVCPIETPEGPNIGLINSLALFARTNKYGFLETPYRKVENGKVTDQIEYLSAIEESKYVIAQANAELDRNGKFTSEIVSCRHKNEFELASPDRIQYMDVAPSQIVSVAASLIPFLEHDDANRALMGSNMQRQAVPCLRAEKSLVGTGIERTAAVDSGTTVQARRGGVVDYVDAGRIVVRVSDEETTAGEVGVDIYTLIKYTRSNQNTNINQRPLVKVGDMLARGDVIADGASTDMGELALGQNLLVAFMPWNGFNFEDSILISERVVAEDRYTSIHIEELTVVARDTKLGPEEITRDISNLSERMLGRLDESGICYIGAEVEAGDVLAGKVTPKGETQLTPEEKLLRAIFGEKASDVKDTSLRVPSGMAGTVIDVQVFTREGIERDARAKQIIDNQLSEYKKDMADRMRIVEEDAFARLQRLLQNKVVKGGPKKLAKDSKITQDYLDSLNRHDWFDIRLADDEASRQMESLKDSLDQKRIEFDAMFEEKKKKLTAGDELPPGVQKMVKVYVAVKRRLQPGDKMAGRHGNKGVVSKIVPIEDMPFMADGTPMDIVLNPLGVPSRMNVGQILETHLGWAAKGLGKKIDDMLQAQKKVAEVRKFLTQIYNATGKSEDLASFSDDEIIELARNLRNGVPFATPVFDGANEAEIKDMLELAGLPRSGQITLCDGRTGEAFDRPVTVGYMHVLKLHHLVDDKMHARSTGPYSLVTQQPLGGKAQFGGQRFGEMEVWALEAYGAAYVLQEMLTVKSDDVTGRTKVYENIVKGEHKIEAGMPESFNVLVKEIRSLAIDIDLERY